The genomic region ATACGTTTACAGTGATATTCTGATTGTCTTTAGAAACGAAAGCAACGTTTAATAGATCTGATGTAGGATTTGGGTAAACACTAAGCCCAGAAACATCTTCGTTTTCTGTAATTCCAACACTTGGATCTGTGTTGGCTCTAATCATTGGAGAAGTAGTGTACCCAGTGTACCAATCAATTGCAGAACCTGCACCGAAAGGGCCATAACGAAGTTGAGCTCTATCGTCATCACCATCACTAGCAAGAATCCAAAGGTCCTCTCCAGCTCCTGTGTTACCAATACTGATCAGGTAAACTCCACCAGCAAGAAGGTCAATCCCATCACCATCGTTCAATAGAATATTTACGAGATTGATATTCGCCCCAGAACTAATGTCTCCATTTTGAAGGTCGTAAACCTCAGTAACCAATGGATTAGAAAAAGATTGATCATTTACAGCGTCAAACACTTCTACATAACAAGAGCTTGTAGTTGTATTTGCGCCAAAGGCAGTTTGAACACTTGTCAGCGTTACGTCAGAGAAAATCTCGTAATACATAGCCGCTTTATACTCATTAGGAGAATCCGAAGCGTCCAATCCACCGTAGATCTGGAACTCAATATTGTCCTCATCATCATGAGCATAGATGAAATTTGTGACTTTGAATGTCGAAGTCCCTTGATCATTTGAAGGAAGCTCGTCCGTTTCATCTGCGCTAACTGTTACTGTTACCGTGTATGTTCCCAATGCGCTTGGAGTATAGCCGGTTGAGTACCAAGTAGTGTCGCTAGAAGTAGAATTAAGAATCGTGTTTGTCGCTCCAAACGAGCCAGACGCTACCGATGAACCTCCCAAAGAAATATCGTAATCGTATACTAAGTTGTTCTGAACGGTTCCGCCTTGATTGGTTGATGCAACTCCAATCACTACCTCCTGTGCCTGATCCAACGGAATTTGCTGATATTCAAATGCAGCATTGATATCTCCATGCCAAACCTTAGTAACGGCAAGGTCGTTTGTTGCGCCTTCTACGATCGCAACATCATCAACTTGCCAGAAGTAATCCCAAGATCCTTCATAACGGAAACGAATCCAAACCGTTGAAGGATTAGCAGCCACAGCTCCAGAAATATTAACCACTACCAAATCTGGATTGTCCGTGGAGCTATTATTACCTTGATTTCCATTAACCTCGAATGTTGTCCATGTGCTTCCGTCTGTACTTACCTCTAAGTAAGAGAAGCCATTGAACTTTCCGTAATACTGCTGAAAAGAGACAGCCACAGATGAATAACCTGTAAGATCAACAGAATTGGCCAATTGAACCCAAGCATCTTGCACAGAAGATCCTGTTCCGAGTGCGTCACTATCAAACATTGCCCAACCGTTGGCTGCCGTTGTAGATTCCAATGCTCCATAAGATTCTGAGAAATCTCCGTAAGGACCTGTGGTGGTAAATTCCCAGTTAGCAGACGGGGTACCGGCATTACCGAATGTCCAAGCATTCTGATCGGAAAAATCCCAGTATAAACCGTTGATTGTATCTCCAGTTGCAGCAACTGATGGCGTTTCAGTAGGAAGCCCTAATGCAACCGTGTTGTCAACTAGCCTAGACTTTTGCGCTGGAGCAGATGTGAATTGAGCGCTCGCACCAACAGCAATAGAAAAGGCCAACAAAGTAGTGTAGATCTTTTTCATTTTATTATTAATTGATTAAAATTTAAGTGAAGAATATTACGTGTAAAGTTAATGAATGAGGAATCGTGACATTTATGATAAAAGACAGATTTGGAGTTTTATCACTCCGAAATAACAACTTTTTCAGTAGCTGAGTCCTCTCCAGTCATCACGGTAACCAAGTAAGCTCCTGGAGCAATACCGCTCATGTCGATAATAGTTCGTTGTTGACCAGCCATTTGAACATGTCCTGTTTGGCTAATTACTAATTGACCTTCAAGCGTCATTACCGAATAAGACACAGGAGATGTTTGGGCAAGAGAATATTCAATTGTCAAACTGTTACCTGATGAAATTGGGTTTGGATAAACCTCTATGGTGTTGATCTCAGAGACTTCGTCAATTCCAACCGAACCTGTACCAAGCACTAAAATATCATCTATCGATATCAAGTTGTCGTCATCACTTCGGTGTCTGAAGGCAATGAAAATACTCTGTCCTTCAAAATCGGCCAATGATGCTTGCCACTGCTGAAGCACTCCACGATTTCGGGTAAAATCCGTTACGTCCGCTTCCATATCAGTATGCATTATTCCTGGAGAGAAAACATATGTTGAAGTATCTTCCTTATCTGTTGTAAGGTCACCATCAAATTCTGAGAATACCGTTAGCGTATC from Flavobacteriales bacterium harbors:
- a CDS encoding T9SS type A sorting domain-containing protein; translated protein: MKKIYTTLLAFSIAVGASAQFTSAPAQKSRLVDNTVALGLPTETPSVAATGDTINGLYWDFSDQNAWTFGNAGTPSANWEFTTTGPYGDFSESYGALESTTAANGWAMFDSDALGTGSSVQDAWVQLANSVDLTGYSSVAVSFQQYYGKFNGFSYLEVSTDGSTWTTFEVNGNQGNNSSTDNPDLVVVNISGAVAANPSTVWIRFRYEGSWDYFWQVDDVAIVEGATNDLAVTKVWHGDINAAFEYQQIPLDQAQEVVIGVASTNQGGTVQNNLVYDYDISLGGSSVASGSFGATNTILNSTSSDTTWYSTGYTPSALGTYTVTVTVSADETDELPSNDQGTSTFKVTNFIYAHDDEDNIEFQIYGGLDASDSPNEYKAAMYYEIFSDVTLTSVQTAFGANTTTSSCYVEVFDAVNDQSFSNPLVTEVYDLQNGDISSGANINLVNILLNDGDGIDLLAGGVYLISIGNTGAGEDLWILASDGDDDRAQLRYGPFGAGSAIDWYTGYTTSPMIRANTDPSVGITENEDVSGLSVYPNPTSDLLNVAFVSKDNQNITVNVFNVTGALVQTEQRTVKVGQRNLITFDTEKLSSGMYMVQLVGANSTVTEQVVVR
- a CDS encoding choice-of-anchor J domain-containing protein, which translates into the protein MKNLYLTFLSFAFVIASASAQNDTLLWENFEAETIDYIQIDYPTGDPNLYPTWLNFDVDGQGDGSGADRPGEWFLTLGFADVDSTNTVLASNSWLQGEVNGAENWLISPQIFIQDGLASLYWKSAPYQLPRYLDGYQVLVSTTDNLETSFMDTLTVFSEFDGDLTTDKEDTSTYVFSPGIMHTDMEADVTDFTRNRGVLQQWQASLADFEGQSIFIAFRHRSDDDNLISIDDILVLGTGSVGIDEVSEINTIEVYPNPISSGNSLTIEYSLAQTSPVSYSVMTLEGQLVISQTGHVQMAGQQRTIIDMSGIAPGAYLVTVMTGEDSATEKVVISE